The following are encoded in a window of Paludisphaera rhizosphaerae genomic DNA:
- a CDS encoding nuclear transport factor 2 family protein, with protein MSMFSDDPTWPVGALLFVAALCFVGLRVRQEGKYLIWGLTALGLAALVLTVEWMWVTDEERIEAVVYDLRRALLASDADGVLAHLTPDVQYVQSGEPRSSNETRNLIRNAMDGSKLDIVRIRELQTSAGRLTKRGKAEFKALVKGTVQGPFGFAGSGGSDSTWSLGFEQTKSGVWKVNRITPVATSFNPSILNAPSVHREFGRSPGFNMEGGMMDPALGGSPPAPGGSDGRRQGPFRLDRKHLGSGGWGRSGY; from the coding sequence ATGAGTATGTTCTCGGACGACCCGACCTGGCCGGTAGGAGCGCTTCTCTTCGTCGCCGCGCTCTGTTTCGTGGGGCTCAGGGTGCGGCAGGAGGGAAAGTACCTGATCTGGGGCCTGACGGCGCTGGGGCTGGCGGCCCTGGTCCTGACGGTGGAATGGATGTGGGTGACCGACGAGGAGCGGATTGAAGCCGTCGTCTACGACCTCCGCCGCGCGCTGCTGGCCTCGGACGCGGACGGCGTGCTGGCTCACCTGACGCCCGACGTCCAGTACGTGCAGTCGGGTGAGCCGCGGTCGTCCAACGAGACCCGGAATCTCATCCGCAACGCGATGGACGGCTCGAAGCTCGACATCGTGCGGATTCGCGAGCTTCAAACCAGCGCCGGACGGCTGACGAAACGGGGGAAGGCCGAATTCAAGGCGCTCGTGAAGGGGACCGTGCAGGGGCCGTTCGGGTTCGCCGGCAGCGGCGGCTCGGATTCGACCTGGTCGCTGGGGTTCGAGCAGACCAAGTCCGGGGTTTGGAAGGTCAACCGAATCACGCCCGTGGCGACCTCGTTCAATCCCTCCATTCTCAACGCCCCATCGGTCCACCGTGAATTCGGGCGGAGTCCGGGGTTCAACATGGAAGGCGGGATGATGGACCCCGCGCTCGGCGGGTCGCCGCCGGCACCCGGCGGCTCC